One bacterium DNA window includes the following coding sequences:
- a CDS encoding PIN domain-containing protein produces MKVLVDTSVWSLALRRERTGEEALVQELAELIAEQRVAMIGPVRQELLSGIRDNEQFIALQERLRAFPDLPLTESDFQRAAEYFNSCRAMSVQGSNTDFLLCAVAVNHHLAILTADRDFDLFAQHLPLRLLQARS; encoded by the coding sequence ATGAAAGTTCTGGTAGATACCAGTGTCTGGTCCCTTGCCCTGCGCCGGGAACGTACGGGTGAGGAGGCCCTGGTTCAGGAACTGGCCGAACTGATCGCAGAACAGCGGGTGGCAATGATCGGTCCGGTGCGTCAGGAACTGCTTTCGGGCATTCGTGACAATGAGCAGTTCATCGCGCTGCAAGAGCGCCTGCGCGCCTTCCCTGACCTGCCTCTGACCGAATCTGATTTCCAACGGGCGGCTGAATATTTCAATTCATGCCGCGCCATGAGTGTACAGGGCTCAAATACCGACTTCCTGCTTTGTGCCGTCGCGGTCAACCATCATCTGGCCATTCTGACTGCCGACCGCGATTTTGATCTGTTCGCCCAACATCTGCCTCTCCGCCTGCTGCAGGCGCGTTCATAG
- a CDS encoding type II toxin-antitoxin system VapB family antitoxin translates to MATNLALDDRLIEEARRIGKHKTKKAAVTEALEEYVRRHRQLQIMEIFHGIDYDPGYDHKVQRKVRRAGE, encoded by the coding sequence ATGGCAACGAACCTCGCATTGGATGACCGGCTCATCGAGGAAGCCCGCCGGATCGGGAAGCACAAGACCAAGAAAGCCGCGGTAACGGAAGCGCTGGAGGAATACGTCCGACGGCACAGACAGTTGCAGATCATGGAGATTTTCCACGGGATCGACTACGATCCCGGGTACGATCACAAGGTGCAGCGCAAGGTCCGGCGAGCCGGTGAATGA
- a CDS encoding DUF6306 domain-containing protein, whose protein sequence is MSVSMELRERLVALLEAERAGVVVAKKMLAESSSGEETALFETILAGEKDGCRALGKAILDLGVAGSGSIGDFVGKVMALPGKIDRLNLLIKGQEWVVRKLDEVLESELPAIDREALQKVRNDHVVNIEKCRQFLD, encoded by the coding sequence TTGAGCGTATCAATGGAACTGAGGGAACGTCTGGTAGCCCTGCTCGAGGCCGAGCGGGCAGGTGTTGTTGTGGCGAAGAAAATGCTGGCTGAATCCAGTTCCGGGGAGGAAACGGCCCTGTTTGAGACGATCCTGGCTGGAGAAAAAGACGGGTGCCGGGCTTTAGGAAAGGCTATTCTCGACCTGGGGGTCGCCGGCAGCGGCAGCATCGGCGATTTTGTCGGGAAGGTCATGGCCCTTCCCGGCAAAATTGACCGCCTGAACCTGCTCATCAAGGGGCAGGAATGGGTTGTACGCAAGCTGGATGAAGTCCTTGAAAGTGAACTGCCCGCCATTGACAGGGAGGCTCTCCAGAAGGTCAGAAATGACCACGTGGTCAATATTGAAAAATGCAGGCAATTCCTGGATTGA